In a genomic window of Paraburkholderia phenazinium:
- a CDS encoding CoA-acylating methylmalonate-semialdehyde dehydrogenase, protein MQAFNDTADVGHFIHGQRVAGNGSRTQPVFNPATGARPRTLRLGEAADVEAAVASAKAAFPAWSDTPPIRRARVMLRFLELMNKHRDELAAIVTAEHGKVFSDAQGEVSRGIDVIEFACGIPQLLKGDYTEQVSTGIDNWTTRQALGVVAGITPFNFPCMVPCWMFPVAIAAGNTFILKPSERDPSASLFMADLLKQAGLPDGVFNVVQGDKVVVDALLAHPDVKAVSFVGSTPIANYIYETGAKQGKRVQALGGAKNHMVVMPDADLDQAIDALVGAGYGSAGERCMAISVAVLVGDVADKIMPRLAERARSLVVKNGMEPDAEMGPIVTRQALERIEGYIALGVEEGAKLVVDGRGLKVPGHEDGFFTGGTLFDHVTPEMRIYKEEIFGPVLACVRVKDFTEAVDLINAHEFGNGVACYTRDGHVAREFGRRIEVGMVGINVPIPVPMAWHGFGGWKRSLFGDMHAYGEEGVRFYTKQKSIMQRWPESTEKGAEFAMPTAK, encoded by the coding sequence ATGCAAGCCTTCAACGACACCGCAGACGTCGGCCATTTCATCCACGGTCAGCGCGTCGCCGGTAACGGCAGCCGTACCCAGCCGGTCTTCAATCCCGCAACGGGCGCGCGGCCGCGCACGCTGCGTCTGGGCGAAGCGGCGGATGTGGAGGCCGCGGTCGCGAGCGCGAAGGCCGCCTTTCCGGCGTGGAGCGATACGCCGCCGATCCGCCGCGCGCGGGTCATGCTGCGTTTCCTCGAATTGATGAACAAACACCGCGACGAGCTGGCGGCCATCGTCACGGCCGAACACGGCAAGGTGTTCTCGGATGCGCAAGGCGAAGTGTCGCGCGGTATCGACGTGATCGAATTTGCCTGCGGCATTCCGCAACTGCTTAAGGGCGACTACACCGAGCAGGTGTCGACGGGCATCGACAACTGGACCACGCGCCAGGCGCTGGGCGTCGTCGCCGGCATCACGCCGTTCAACTTCCCGTGCATGGTGCCGTGCTGGATGTTCCCGGTGGCGATCGCCGCCGGCAACACGTTTATTCTCAAGCCGAGCGAGCGTGACCCGTCGGCGTCGCTCTTCATGGCCGACCTGTTGAAGCAGGCAGGCTTGCCCGACGGCGTTTTCAACGTCGTGCAGGGCGACAAGGTGGTGGTTGACGCATTGCTGGCGCACCCGGACGTGAAGGCCGTGAGCTTCGTCGGTTCGACGCCCATCGCCAACTACATCTACGAGACCGGCGCGAAGCAGGGCAAGCGCGTGCAGGCGCTGGGCGGCGCGAAAAACCACATGGTGGTGATGCCCGACGCCGACCTCGACCAGGCCATCGACGCGCTGGTCGGCGCAGGCTACGGCTCGGCCGGCGAGCGCTGCATGGCGATTTCGGTGGCGGTGCTGGTGGGCGACGTGGCCGACAAGATCATGCCGCGCCTCGCCGAGCGCGCCCGCAGTCTGGTGGTGAAGAACGGCATGGAGCCGGATGCCGAAATGGGCCCGATCGTGACGCGCCAGGCGCTGGAACGGATCGAAGGTTACATCGCGCTTGGCGTCGAGGAAGGCGCCAAGCTCGTCGTCGACGGCCGCGGTTTGAAGGTGCCGGGTCACGAAGACGGTTTCTTCACCGGTGGTACGCTGTTCGACCACGTCACGCCGGAGATGCGCATCTACAAGGAAGAGATTTTCGGACCGGTGCTGGCGTGCGTGCGCGTCAAGGACTTCACGGAAGCCGTCGATCTGATCAATGCACACGAGTTCGGCAACGGCGTGGCCTGCTACACACGCGATGGACACGTGGCCCGCGAATTCGGCCGCCGCATCGAGGTGGGCATGGTCGGCATCAATGTGCCGATTCCGGTGCCGATGGCATGGCACGGCTTCGGCGGCTGGAAACGCAGCCTGTTCGGCGACATGCATGCCTACGGCGAGGAAGGGGTGCGCTTTTACACCAAGCAGAAGTCGATCATGCAGCGTTGGCCCGAAAGCACCGAGAAGGGTGCGGAGTTTGCGATGCCGACGGCGAAGTAA
- a CDS encoding FtsX-like permease family protein, translated as MSDVAPSQSAHATGRTRLARWLLEAEWRSQWGRAIVAVATIALGVALGYAVQLINSAAFNEFSAAARSLSGQADLQVRGAQPTFDEAWYPKLADEPGVALASPVLELDATVPGKNMPLKVLGIDIFKASQIAPDLIGVPASHSPMDTLADDAVFLSPAAQQWLNTGIGQHIGLLSGTASVPFRVAGGIVRARPGQRIAVMDIAAAQWRFGRLGKLSRVDLELARGVDRESFRRDLQARLGRQWVISEPRDVDSRTDRLSRAYRINMNVLALVALFTGAFLVFSTQALSVVRRRSQLAMLRVLGFTRGQLLRQILMEGALLGVLGSVAGLALGYALASAALHFFGSDLGGGYFPGVRPRVGFEPLPSAIFLVLGIGVSILGSLAPALEAARARPAAALKAGSEEGALAKLATPWPALVCLVVAGVLTQMPPVFEAPILGYIAVALLLVGGIALMPRCTAMLFTAIGRSRAGRGAGTTSALSLARLANAPGQASVAMSGVLSSFALIVAMAIMVASFRVSVDEWLEHLLSANLYARVAPGGDTGVLSLDDQAKMAAVAGIKTAAFTRTSQLTLDPARPAVVVLAREIDAADPGASLQMSGPVLPEAALRGATPAWVSEAMVDLYGYRLGQHVELPLGGRNRMLVVAGVWRDYVRQTGAIELRLADYRQLTHDTGATDVAITVAPGASVEQVMTALRALPFGRALEFSQPGEIRARSLGIFDRSFAVTYLLEAVAIVIGLFGVAATFSAQTLARSREFGMLRHVGVTRVQILAILAKEGGMLTALGIVMGFVLGFAISLILVFVVNPQSFHWSMSLHMPWLVLSLVAGVMLVASCATAVVAGRRAVSVDAVRAVKEDW; from the coding sequence ATGAGTGACGTCGCGCCGTCGCAGTCCGCCCACGCGACAGGTCGCACGCGGCTCGCGCGCTGGCTGCTCGAAGCGGAATGGCGCAGCCAGTGGGGCCGCGCCATTGTGGCCGTGGCGACGATCGCGCTCGGCGTCGCGCTCGGTTACGCGGTGCAGTTGATCAACAGCGCGGCGTTCAACGAGTTCTCGGCCGCCGCGCGCAGTCTCTCGGGTCAGGCGGACCTGCAGGTGCGCGGCGCGCAGCCAACCTTCGACGAAGCGTGGTATCCAAAGCTTGCCGATGAACCCGGCGTGGCGCTGGCGAGTCCGGTCCTCGAACTGGACGCCACCGTGCCGGGCAAGAATATGCCGCTGAAAGTGCTCGGCATCGACATCTTCAAAGCCAGCCAGATTGCGCCGGATCTCATCGGCGTGCCGGCTTCGCACAGCCCCATGGATACGCTCGCCGACGACGCCGTGTTTCTATCGCCCGCGGCCCAGCAATGGTTGAACACGGGGATCGGCCAGCACATCGGCTTGCTAAGCGGGACCGCGAGCGTGCCGTTCCGGGTGGCCGGCGGTATCGTCAGGGCGCGGCCGGGTCAACGCATCGCGGTGATGGACATCGCCGCCGCGCAGTGGCGCTTCGGGCGGCTCGGCAAACTCTCGCGCGTCGATCTGGAGCTGGCGCGCGGTGTCGACCGGGAAAGTTTCAGGCGCGATCTGCAGGCGCGGCTTGGCCGGCAATGGGTGATCTCCGAACCGCGCGACGTCGACAGCCGGACGGACCGGCTGTCCCGCGCGTATCGCATCAACATGAATGTGCTCGCCTTGGTGGCGCTGTTTACCGGCGCGTTTCTGGTGTTTTCGACCCAGGCACTGAGCGTCGTGCGGCGCCGCTCGCAGCTTGCCATGCTGCGCGTGCTCGGTTTCACGCGCGGCCAGTTGCTGCGCCAGATCCTGATGGAAGGTGCATTGCTCGGCGTGCTGGGTTCAGTTGCGGGTCTCGCGCTCGGTTATGCGCTGGCCAGCGCGGCACTGCATTTTTTCGGCAGTGATCTTGGCGGCGGTTATTTCCCTGGCGTGCGTCCGCGCGTCGGTTTCGAGCCGCTGCCGAGCGCGATCTTTCTCGTCCTGGGCATCGGCGTCTCGATACTCGGCAGTCTCGCGCCCGCGCTGGAGGCGGCTCGCGCCCGCCCCGCCGCCGCGCTGAAGGCAGGTAGTGAGGAAGGCGCTTTAGCGAAGCTCGCGACGCCATGGCCCGCGCTGGTTTGCCTCGTCGTCGCCGGCGTGCTCACGCAAATGCCGCCGGTTTTCGAGGCGCCCATTCTCGGCTATATCGCCGTCGCCCTACTGCTGGTGGGAGGCATTGCGTTGATGCCCCGTTGCACAGCCATGCTGTTCACGGCGATTGGCCGTTCGCGTGCGGGACGCGGCGCGGGGACGACCAGCGCGCTGTCGCTGGCACGCCTTGCCAATGCGCCGGGCCAGGCCTCGGTGGCGATGAGCGGCGTGCTGTCGAGCTTCGCGTTGATCGTTGCCATGGCGATCATGGTGGCGAGCTTCCGCGTCTCCGTCGACGAATGGCTCGAACATCTGCTCTCCGCCAACCTTTACGCCCGCGTGGCGCCAGGCGGCGACACCGGTGTGCTGAGCCTCGACGATCAGGCAAAAATGGCAGCCGTAGCGGGCATCAAAACGGCAGCGTTCACCCGTACGTCGCAACTGACGCTGGACCCCGCGCGTCCCGCAGTCGTCGTGCTGGCCCGCGAAATCGACGCCGCCGATCCCGGCGCCAGCCTGCAAATGTCCGGGCCGGTATTGCCGGAAGCGGCCTTGCGCGGCGCGACGCCGGCTTGGGTCTCCGAGGCCATGGTCGACCTGTACGGCTACCGGCTGGGACAGCATGTCGAATTGCCGCTCGGCGGACGCAACCGCATGTTGGTCGTGGCCGGCGTCTGGCGCGACTATGTGCGACAGACGGGGGCGATCGAGTTGCGGCTCGCCGACTATCGGCAACTGACCCACGACACCGGCGCGACCGACGTCGCCATCACCGTCGCACCCGGCGCAAGCGTCGAGCAGGTGATGACGGCCCTGCGCGCGCTGCCGTTCGGCCGCGCGTTGGAGTTCTCCCAGCCCGGCGAGATTCGCGCCCGCTCACTGGGCATCTTTGACCGCAGCTTCGCGGTCACCTATCTGCTCGAGGCGGTGGCCATCGTGATCGGCCTGTTCGGCGTGGCGGCCACGTTCTCGGCGCAGACGCTCGCCCGCTCGCGTGAGTTCGGCATGCTGCGTCACGTGGGCGTGACACGCGTCCAGATACTCGCCATCCTCGCCAAGGAAGGCGGCATGCTGACGGCGCTGGGTATCGTCATGGGGTTCGTGCTCGGCTTTGCCATCAGCCTGATTCTCGTGTTCGTGGTCAATCCGCAGTCGTTTCACTGGAGCATGTCGCTGCATATGCCGTGGCTCGTGTTGAGCCTGGTGGCCGGCGTCATGCTGGTCGCGTCGTGCGCGACGGCCGTGGTCGCAGGACGCCGCGCCGTCTCGGTGGATGCAGTGCGCGCCGTGAAGGAGGATTGGTGA
- a CDS encoding flagellar brake protein: protein MIADLFLDSDLAEAASEIHPDFAQHHPLQIAVCLRKLVSGQDFVTVEFGGRQIVTQLLDVDSRNARLIFDAGSVAADNQALPASNRLVFRSLPGGIRTEFISARAEPIVFDGRLAFEAPFPAVLYCVQRREYFRVQTPVLAPYTASGRYADGDAFMVELQDLSLGGVALRTANAHFGSLEAGSILQGVTVRLGDYGTLKLDLEIVAPRQTLNASGERRFVMGCRFVALPGLAERMLQRVITQLETKRQALVPRD, encoded by the coding sequence ATGATTGCCGACCTCTTCCTTGATTCCGACCTCGCCGAAGCAGCCAGCGAGATTCACCCGGACTTCGCGCAACACCATCCGCTGCAGATTGCGGTCTGTCTGCGCAAGCTGGTGTCGGGTCAGGACTTCGTGACGGTGGAATTCGGCGGACGGCAGATCGTCACCCAACTGCTCGACGTCGATTCACGCAACGCGCGTCTGATCTTCGACGCAGGCAGCGTCGCCGCAGACAATCAGGCCCTGCCGGCCTCGAACCGGCTCGTCTTCCGCAGCCTGCCCGGCGGCATTCGAACGGAGTTCATCTCGGCGCGCGCCGAACCGATTGTCTTCGACGGGCGGCTTGCCTTCGAAGCACCGTTCCCGGCCGTCCTGTATTGCGTGCAGCGCCGCGAATATTTTCGCGTCCAGACACCGGTTCTCGCCCCATACACCGCCAGCGGACGCTATGCCGACGGCGACGCGTTCATGGTCGAACTGCAGGATCTGTCCTTGGGCGGCGTCGCATTAAGAACCGCCAACGCCCACTTCGGATCGCTGGAAGCGGGTAGCATCCTACAGGGTGTGACGGTGCGACTGGGCGACTACGGCACACTGAAACTGGACCTCGAAATCGTCGCGCCGCGCCAAACCCTCAACGCGAGCGGCGAACGACGCTTCGTCATGGGATGCCGGTTCGTCGCGCTGCCCGGTCTCGCCGAGCGCATGCTGCAGCGGGTGATCACGCAACTGGAGACGAAGCGCCAGGCTCTGGTTCCGCGCGACTGA
- a CDS encoding organic hydroperoxide resistance protein, translating to MSLEQVLYTAHATATGGRDGRAVVPDSGLDLKLTTPKELGGGGGQAANPEQLFAAGYSACFIGAMKFVGARDKIAVPADASVAGSVGIGPIPNGFGIQVELKISLPGVPRETAQALIEKAHIVCPYSNATRNNIDVTLTLV from the coding sequence ATGTCACTTGAACAGGTTCTCTACACCGCCCATGCAACTGCCACCGGAGGCCGCGACGGCCGCGCGGTGGTGCCGGACTCGGGACTTGATCTTAAGCTGACCACCCCGAAGGAACTCGGCGGTGGCGGAGGGCAGGCCGCCAACCCGGAACAGCTCTTCGCCGCCGGCTACAGCGCCTGCTTCATCGGCGCCATGAAGTTCGTCGGCGCGCGCGACAAGATCGCCGTGCCGGCGGATGCTTCGGTGGCGGGAAGCGTGGGCATCGGCCCGATCCCCAATGGCTTCGGCATCCAGGTCGAGCTGAAGATATCGCTTCCCGGCGTGCCGCGCGAAACCGCCCAGGCGCTGATCGAGAAGGCCCACATCGTGTGTCCGTATTCGAATGCGACGAGGAATAACATCGATGTGACGCTCACGCTGGTATAA
- a CDS encoding MFS transporter, with amino-acid sequence MNQSADCMLGPGRRTACPTSPTSPTSTASLSYAERNERHWKRNLAVCVFGSFTTLVSLSMLLPFLPLYVRQLGVDSQSAVIQWSGIAFGATFLGTAVTAPLWGRLADRYGRKPMLVRAAIGMAIVMSLIGVVHTVHELVALRLIAGLVGGYSSASTVMVGSQAPRERAGWALGILSTGALAGNLVGPLIGGLLPEWIGIRGTFFAGGAIIAVAALLTIFVVKEDFNPADQAKQRAQATRATSEAAVAIKRTNYAVVAALLVTAMMVLLANMSIEPIITVYIGALGVPAAHLARIAGVVMACSALGSMLTAARLGALADRIGGWNVIIGCLVLTGLVMIPQAFVTQWWQLAGLRMLMGMTLAGLLPSIAKLARHSVDESKTGQMLGYLQSAQFSGQVVGPLIGGQIGVALGLHSVFFVTGTLLVACAGLAQWARKS; translated from the coding sequence ATGAATCAATCTGCTGATTGCATGTTGGGCCCGGGCCGGCGGACGGCATGCCCAACCTCTCCCACCTCCCCCACATCAACCGCCTCGCTCAGTTACGCCGAGCGCAATGAGCGTCACTGGAAACGCAATCTCGCGGTCTGCGTGTTCGGCTCGTTCACCACGCTCGTCAGCCTGAGCATGCTGTTGCCGTTCCTGCCGCTTTACGTGCGCCAGTTGGGCGTCGACTCGCAGTCCGCGGTGATCCAGTGGTCGGGAATCGCGTTTGGCGCGACCTTCCTCGGTACCGCGGTGACGGCGCCGCTTTGGGGCCGTCTCGCCGACCGCTACGGCCGCAAGCCCATGCTGGTGCGCGCGGCGATCGGCATGGCCATCGTCATGTCGCTGATCGGCGTCGTGCATACGGTTCACGAACTGGTGGCCCTGCGTCTGATCGCTGGACTGGTGGGCGGCTACTCGTCGGCCTCCACCGTGATGGTCGGCTCGCAGGCGCCACGCGAGCGAGCCGGCTGGGCGCTGGGAATACTCTCGACCGGGGCGCTCGCGGGCAACCTGGTTGGACCGTTGATCGGCGGCCTGCTGCCTGAATGGATCGGAATTCGCGGCACCTTTTTCGCGGGCGGCGCCATCATCGCCGTCGCTGCCTTGCTCACGATCTTCGTCGTCAAGGAGGACTTCAATCCCGCCGATCAGGCAAAACAGCGCGCCCAGGCGACCCGTGCGACCAGCGAGGCCGCCGTCGCGATCAAACGGACCAACTACGCGGTCGTGGCGGCCTTGCTGGTGACGGCGATGATGGTTCTGCTCGCCAACATGTCGATCGAACCGATCATCACCGTCTATATCGGCGCGCTGGGCGTGCCCGCCGCTCACCTGGCCCGCATCGCCGGCGTGGTGATGGCCTGTTCCGCGCTGGGCAGCATGTTGACGGCGGCACGGCTCGGTGCGTTGGCGGACCGTATCGGCGGCTGGAACGTCATCATCGGGTGTCTTGTGCTGACCGGTCTCGTGATGATCCCGCAGGCCTTCGTCACGCAGTGGTGGCAACTGGCCGGCTTGCGCATGCTGATGGGCATGACCCTCGCCGGTCTGCTGCCGTCTATCGCCAAGCTCGCCAGGCATTCGGTCGACGAAAGCAAGACCGGTCAGATGCTCGGCTATCTGCAATCCGCGCAATTCAGCGGGCAGGTTGTCGGTCCGTTGATTGGCGGGCAGATCGGCGTGGCGCTTGGTCTGCACTCGGTGTTCTTCGTCACGGGGACTTTGCTTGTGGCCTGCGCGGGACTCGCGCAATGGGCGCGGAAGTCGTGA
- a CDS encoding SDR family NAD(P)-dependent oxidoreductase: MNTSNKVVVVTGASQGIGAEIVKAFRERGYRVVATARSIKPSEDPNILTVAGDIGDPDTARRVISEGVARFGRIDTLVNNAGIFIAKPFTSYTAEDYASIIAVNLNGFFYITQLAIAEMEKNSSGHVVSISTTLADSAIEGVPSVLASLTKGGLNAATRSLAIEYAKRGIRANAVAPGIIKSPMHAVETHEALGALHPMGHMGEMSDVVNAILYLDSAPFVTGEILHVDGGQSAGH; encoded by the coding sequence ATGAACACGTCAAACAAGGTCGTTGTCGTTACAGGTGCGTCACAAGGCATTGGCGCTGAAATCGTGAAGGCGTTCCGCGAACGCGGTTATCGCGTGGTTGCCACCGCGCGCAGCATCAAGCCGTCGGAAGATCCCAACATTCTCACGGTGGCCGGCGACATCGGCGATCCGGACACCGCTCGCCGCGTCATCAGCGAAGGCGTGGCGCGTTTTGGCCGGATCGATACCCTGGTCAACAACGCCGGGATTTTCATCGCCAAACCGTTCACCTCGTACACGGCTGAGGATTACGCCTCGATCATCGCGGTGAACCTGAACGGCTTCTTCTACATCACGCAACTCGCCATTGCGGAGATGGAGAAGAACTCGAGTGGTCACGTCGTCAGCATCAGCACCACCCTCGCGGACTCGGCGATCGAAGGCGTGCCTTCGGTACTCGCTTCGCTGACCAAGGGCGGCCTGAACGCGGCGACCCGCTCGCTCGCGATCGAATACGCAAAACGCGGCATCCGTGCCAACGCGGTCGCGCCGGGCATCATCAAGTCGCCGATGCACGCCGTGGAAACGCATGAGGCACTCGGTGCGCTTCATCCCATGGGTCATATGGGCGAGATGAGCGATGTCGTGAACGCCATCCTGTATCTGGATTCCGCGCCGTTCGTGACGGGCGAAATCCTCCACGTCGACGGCGGCCAGAGCGCCGGCCATTAA
- a CDS encoding LysR family transcriptional regulator, with the protein MDSQKIEGLWVHLHWLSVLAEQGSYTAAAARLGVSKAAMSQRIAELERAAGISLVQRTTRSVRLTEAGQRLVEDTRGHYEQIASSFSSVRELAGVARGLIRVTAPVAFARQQVVPELPAFLRANPEVRVQLEVSDRLASLATEGFDLAIRHSAEAPDSHVAWKLCQTQSTIVATRAYLRKRGTPVAPEDLAAHDCLFYPRPTGGGMWSFERRTARKTGGAPVTLPVNGPFSANNSETLRDAALDDMGIALLPDFTAQAAVRAGKLVVVLPEWRVTGAFAEQLYVLRPYASHVPRAVSLFVSYLRERFAGGFPL; encoded by the coding sequence ATGGATAGCCAAAAAATCGAAGGCCTGTGGGTGCATCTGCATTGGCTCAGCGTCCTCGCCGAGCAAGGCAGCTATACCGCGGCGGCGGCCCGCCTCGGCGTCAGCAAGGCGGCCATGAGCCAGCGCATTGCCGAACTGGAGCGCGCCGCGGGAATCTCGCTGGTGCAGCGCACCACGCGCAGCGTGCGCCTCACGGAAGCGGGCCAGCGGCTCGTCGAGGACACCCGCGGCCACTACGAACAGATCGCCAGCAGCTTTTCCAGCGTGCGCGAACTGGCCGGCGTGGCGCGCGGCCTGATCCGGGTGACGGCGCCAGTTGCCTTTGCACGGCAGCAGGTGGTGCCCGAACTCCCGGCGTTTTTGCGGGCCAATCCGGAGGTCCGGGTTCAGCTGGAGGTCTCCGACCGGCTTGCCTCGCTCGCCACCGAAGGCTTCGATCTGGCGATTCGCCATAGCGCGGAAGCGCCCGACTCGCACGTTGCATGGAAACTCTGCCAGACCCAATCGACGATCGTGGCGACGCGCGCCTATCTGCGCAAGCGCGGCACGCCCGTTGCGCCCGAAGACCTTGCCGCCCACGACTGCCTGTTCTATCCGCGCCCGACCGGCGGCGGGATGTGGTCGTTCGAGCGCAGGACCGCGCGCAAGACGGGCGGCGCCCCGGTCACGTTGCCGGTCAACGGGCCGTTCTCCGCCAACAACAGCGAAACGCTGCGCGATGCGGCACTGGACGACATGGGCATTGCGCTGCTGCCGGACTTCACGGCGCAGGCCGCCGTGCGGGCCGGCAAGCTCGTCGTGGTGTTGCCGGAGTGGCGCGTCACGGGGGCGTTCGCCGAGCAGCTCTATGTGCTGCGGCCTTACGCGTCGCATGTGCCGCGTGCCGTGAGCCTGTTCGTCAGCTACCTGCGGGAGCGTTTTGCGGGCGGTTTTCCGCTGTAA
- a CDS encoding tautomerase family protein has product MPIVTIQVTREGTKPGADSVTADEKAQLIKGVSQLLLDVLNKPLEATFVVIEEVETGNWGWGGLPVEDFRRQRALKQA; this is encoded by the coding sequence ATGCCTATCGTTACGATTCAGGTGACCCGCGAGGGGACGAAGCCGGGAGCCGATTCCGTCACGGCGGATGAAAAGGCCCAGTTGATCAAAGGTGTAAGCCAGTTGCTGCTAGACGTGCTGAACAAGCCGCTTGAAGCCACGTTTGTGGTGATAGAGGAAGTGGAGACTGGGAACTGGGGCTGGGGCGGGTTGCCGGTTGAAGATTTTCGCAGGCAGCGAGCGTTGAAGCAGGCGTGA
- a CDS encoding LysR family transcriptional regulator, which yields MDRIDAMKVFVATLNEGSLAGAARRLGRSPAAVSRAIAFLEEHTGAALLHRTTRTIKLSEAGERYASACRRILTELEEADLLVADERSAPRGLLTVTAPVAAGEDVLRAILDDFIDRYPDVSVRLQLLDRPASLIDEGIDVALRIAHLPDSTLIAIPVGEVRRVVAASPRYLATHPRIDEPGDLAQHQIISMTHFGLDSWSFPPVGNATIPLVVQFTPRFIVNTIRAAVASAVAGHGVTRMFSYHVAQEVKQGTLEIVLRDSEHAPLPVHLLTPQGRLSVPKVRAFVDFATPRLRRYFKQLQAPVATR from the coding sequence ATGGACCGAATCGATGCGATGAAGGTGTTCGTCGCCACGCTGAACGAAGGCAGCCTGGCCGGTGCGGCGCGCCGGCTAGGCCGCTCGCCTGCGGCGGTGAGCCGGGCGATCGCCTTCCTCGAAGAGCACACCGGTGCCGCGCTGCTGCACCGGACCACCCGGACCATCAAGTTGAGCGAAGCCGGCGAGCGCTATGCGTCCGCGTGCCGGCGGATCCTCACCGAGCTCGAGGAAGCCGATCTGCTGGTGGCCGACGAACGCTCGGCGCCGCGCGGTCTGCTCACGGTCACGGCACCGGTCGCCGCCGGCGAGGACGTGCTGCGCGCCATCCTCGACGATTTCATCGACCGTTATCCGGACGTCTCCGTCCGTCTGCAGTTGCTCGACCGTCCGGCGAGCCTGATCGACGAAGGCATCGACGTCGCGCTGCGCATCGCGCATCTGCCGGACTCGACGCTGATCGCGATTCCTGTCGGCGAGGTCCGGCGGGTTGTCGCAGCCTCGCCGCGCTACCTCGCCACGCATCCCCGTATCGACGAACCGGGCGACCTCGCCCAGCATCAGATCATCTCGATGACGCACTTCGGCCTGGACTCCTGGAGCTTTCCGCCGGTGGGCAACGCCACGATTCCGCTCGTCGTGCAATTCACGCCGCGTTTCATCGTCAACACGATTCGGGCAGCCGTTGCCTCGGCGGTCGCGGGCCATGGCGTCACGCGCATGTTCTCTTATCACGTAGCGCAGGAGGTCAAGCAAGGCACGCTCGAGATCGTCCTGCGCGATAGCGAGCATGCCCCCCTGCCCGTCCATCTCCTCACGCCTCAAGGGCGGCTGTCCGTGCCGAAAGTGCGGGCCTTCGTCGACTTCGCGACCCCACGGCTGCGCCGCTATTTCAAGCAACTGCAAGCGCCTGTTGCGACCCGCTAG
- a CDS encoding ABC transporter ATP-binding protein produces MRVGDECPAPALECRKLSKAYGQARVVLAELDFMLDPGEFVAIMGDSGVGKSTLLNLIAGLDAPDSGDVLIDGTRVSGLDDDAATRLRRQKLGFVFQAFHVLPHLTLAQNVALPLLLNNLPAAHALDMLAAVGLAGRGDDFPRQLSGGELQRVAIARALVHRPRLILADEPTGNLDPDTAHEVLALFRSEAKSNGAATMMVTHSEAAAAVADRVLILSEGGLHAADHGSVQRVRSPHE; encoded by the coding sequence ATGCGCGTTGGCGATGAATGCCCTGCCCCGGCGCTCGAATGCCGAAAACTGAGCAAAGCCTACGGGCAGGCTCGCGTGGTCCTCGCGGAACTCGATTTCATGCTCGACCCGGGCGAGTTCGTCGCAATCATGGGCGACTCGGGAGTGGGCAAATCGACCCTGCTCAACCTGATTGCCGGACTCGACGCGCCCGATAGCGGCGACGTCCTGATCGACGGCACACGGGTCTCCGGTCTCGACGACGATGCCGCCACCCGCCTGCGCCGCCAGAAGCTCGGCTTCGTGTTCCAGGCGTTTCACGTGTTGCCGCATCTGACGCTCGCGCAAAACGTCGCGTTGCCGCTGCTGCTCAACAACCTGCCGGCGGCGCACGCGCTGGACATGCTCGCGGCGGTCGGCCTCGCGGGACGCGGCGACGACTTCCCACGCCAGTTGTCCGGCGGCGAGTTGCAGCGGGTGGCGATTGCCCGCGCGCTGGTGCACCGTCCCCGGCTGATTCTGGCGGACGAGCCCACCGGCAATCTCGACCCGGATACCGCCCACGAAGTGCTGGCGCTGTTTCGCTCGGAGGCCAAGTCAAACGGCGCCGCGACCATGATGGTGACGCACTCCGAGGCGGCCGCGGCCGTCGCGGATCGCGTGCTGATCCTGAGCGAAGGCGGTCTGCATGCCGCGGACCATGGCAGTGTCCAGCGGGTCCGTTCGCCTCATGAGTGA
- a CDS encoding PRC-barrel domain-containing protein: protein MKAKTLVCSGILLFACALPAARAQLAGIQPLGSTVEENNDLLHGWSVRKALVNEPVYNDNNDKVGSIYDLIIAPDRKATYAVLSVGGFLGMGIHYVAIPVDHFEIRNGNLFLAGATKDALKRVPEFEYNKLEKATKPSKVSSQ, encoded by the coding sequence ATGAAAGCGAAGACACTCGTCTGCAGCGGCATTCTCCTGTTCGCCTGTGCATTGCCGGCCGCCCGCGCACAGCTTGCCGGCATTCAGCCGCTGGGCAGCACGGTCGAAGAAAACAACGACCTGCTGCACGGCTGGAGCGTGCGCAAGGCGCTGGTTAACGAACCGGTTTACAACGACAATAACGACAAGGTCGGCAGCATCTACGACCTGATCATTGCGCCGGATCGCAAGGCTACCTATGCGGTGCTTTCGGTAGGCGGCTTTCTGGGAATGGGCATTCACTACGTCGCGATTCCGGTCGACCACTTCGAAATCCGCAACGGCAATCTCTTTCTGGCTGGCGCCACCAAGGACGCTTTGAAACGGGTTCCGGAGTTCGAGTACAACAAGCTCGAAAAGGCGACCAAGCCCAGCAAGGTCAGCTCGCAATAG